The DNA window CTGCTGTGGACCGTGATGTCCCCGGGGCCGCTGGGCGCCCTGCTCTTCGTGGTCGCGGCGCTGCCGCTCCTGCCGGCGCTCGCCGCGGGTCTGTACGCCTGCCGGTCCTGGCGCGAGGAGCGGGAGCTGATCCCCGCCCGGCAGTTCCTGCGCGGCTACCGGCTGAACGCGCTCGATGCCCTGAAGGTCGGCACCCCGGCGCTGCTCGTGATGGCGCTCGCCGCGTTCAACCTCACCCGCAGCTCCTCCCCCGGCCTCGGCGCGGGCGAGATCGCGTTCCTCGTGGTGGGCGTGGCGGCGCTGCTGGTGCTGCTGCGGGCGCTGTCGATCGTCTCGAGGTTCAGCTTCCGGGTGCGCGACGCGCTCCGGCTGACGGCCTTCACCCTCCTGGTCACGCCGCTGTCGACCCTCGCGCTGCTGTCGCTCGGGGTGCTGACCCTCGGCATCGTCCTGATGATCGGCGAGTTCCTGCTGCCGGTCGTCGCCTCGCTGCTGGTCTTCGCCCTCTGGGCCTCGGAGCGCCCGGTCGTGCGGCTGCTCACCGAGCAGTTCACGACCGGGCCCACCGTGGTCAGCGCGGAGTCGTGAGGGCGCCGTCCGCCCCCAGCCGGAGCACTCCCCCGCCGCGCGGGATGCTCACCTCGTGCACGACCCCCTCGATCTCGAGGCGGTAGCCGCCGGCGAAGCCCTGCAGGATCGTCGCCCCCTCCGCATCGCTGCGGAGCTCGGCGCGGTCCACCCACCAGTCCTCGGTGATCAGCTGCTTCAGCGCGTCATAGCCGGGCTTCGTGGTGCCGTCGGCCCGCACCAGGCCGGCCGGGGCCCCGAGCCAGGCCGAGGCGTCGTCCAGGCCCCAGTAGGTCAGCGACTCGGTCGCGGGGCTGGCGAGCACGGTGCGGTAGTGGCTGACGAGCTCCTCGGCCTGGCGCTCCTCCCCCTCGGGCGTGGAGGGCCAGGAGTCGACCTGGTGGTCGTTGAGGTCCACGATGTGCGCGGGCATGAGATCGCCGGAGAGCAGCGTCGTCTCCGTCATCTGCAGGGGCAGCCCGAAGCGGGAGAAGCGCTCGAGGACCTCGGCGATCTGCTCCTCGCCGCGATAGCCCTTGTGCATGTGGGTCTGCAGACCGATCGCGTCGATCTGCACCCCCGCCTCGAGGCACTCCTCGATGACGGCCTCGTAGTCCGGGGTGAGGTCGAAGTCGTTGAGCACCAGGCGCGCTGCGGGGTTCGCGGCGCGGGCGGTCTCGAACGCGAGGCGGATGACGTGCATCCGACCGCGAGCACGGGCCAGCCGCGTCACCGCGTTCTCCTCCGCGGTGAAGACCGGCAGAATCACCGTCTCGTTGATCGCGTCCCACTGGTCCACGAGCCCGGCGAAGTCGCCGGCCTCGCGGGTGATGCGGGAGCGGATCGTGTCCTCGACGGCCTGGTCGTCGCGCTCCATGAGCCAGGTCGGGGCGAGGGTGTGCCAGAGCAGCGGGTGGCCCTTCAGCCGCACGCCCTGCGCGCTCAGGTGCTCGGCGAGGGCGCGCAGACGGGGTGCGTCCGTCGGCCCGCCGGGCGTCTGCTCGAACCAGCGCCAGTAGAACGGCAGGGTCGCAGCGTTGAACAGGTCCAGCCATCGATCGGCGAGATCGGCGCCCGCCGGGTCGGCATCGCGCTCCTCCGGCGTGGTCGGCATCGAGAAGGCGATGCAGCCGAAGCCGAAGGCGTGGGAGCTCTGCCGGGCGATGACGTCGACCCCGGGGCGCGGGGCGCCGGCCTCGTCGACCAGCTGCACCTCGAGGGTCTCGAGCCGCCCGTCGGGGGCGGAGGCGGCGCTCATCGGACGCTCGCCGCCGCGGTCTCCTCGCCCGCCGCCGCCGGGGCGCCGGACACCGCCGTGACCTCGACCGGGGTGTCCAGCACCCGCTCGCCGTCGCCGACGACGCGCAGCGGTCCGGTGACGCGGAAGCCGTCCTCGAGCGTGATGTCCTCGCTCGAGGAGCCCACCCGCACGCGGAACTCGCCCGGCTCGACGATGCGCCGATGGTCAGGACCGAGGAACGAGGTGCGGTCCGCATGAAGGCGGAAGGTGACCCGGGCGGCCTCGCCCGGCGCGAGGGCGACCTTGGTGAAGCCGACGAGGCGCTTCAGGGGCCGCACCACGGAGGCGACGGGGTCGCTGAGGTAGAGCTGGGCGACCTCCTTGCCGTCGCGGTCGCCCACATTGGTGACGGTCGCGGAGACCTCCACGGTGCCGTCCGCGGCGATCTCCGCGGCGGAGACCTGCAGATCGGAGTACTCGAAGCGGGTGTACCCGAGGCCGAACCCGAAGGGGAACAGGGGCTTGGGATCGATGTTGGAGATGCCGTCGCTGACCCAGGCGAGGACAGGGGCGAGGTAGGTGCCGGGCTGGCCGCCCATGCCGCCGGGGATCCCGATGGGCAGGCGCCCGGAGGGGTTGACCCGGCCGGAGAGCACGCCGGCGAGGGCGCTGCCGCCCTCCTCACCCGGCATGAACGCCTGGACGATCGCGGCGCAGCGGTCCGCGTAGTCGCCGAGCGCGTAGGGGCGACCGGTGACCAGCACCAGGACCACCGGGGTGCCGGTGGCGAGCACGGCCTCGACGAGCTCGTGCTGGGCGCCGGGCAGGCGGAGGTCCGCCACGTCGCAGCCCTCGCCGGAGGTGCCGGCGCCGAACAGGCCGGCGATGTCGCCCACGGCGAGCACCGCGATGTCCGCGGCCTCCGCGGCGGTCACGGCCTCGGCGATGCCGGTGGTGTCGGGTTCGAGGAAGGGGACTCCACCGGCCTCGGTGACGGTGGCGCCTGGGAACTCGGCCCGGAGGGCCTCGCCGAGGGTGGGCACGTCCACCGAGGTGCCGTTGTCCTGCAGGCGCGAGAGGACGTGGTTGGTGAAGCTGTAGCAGCCCAGGAAGCTGCGGGGCTCGACCGCGGCCGGGCCGAGCAGCGCGATGCGGCCGGGCGCCGCGAGCGGGAGGGCTCCGGCGTCGTTGCGCAGCAGCACGATCGACTCCTCGGCGACGCGGCGGGCGAGCTCGCGGTTCGCGGCGGAGTCGAGATCGATCGCCTCGCCGGTGGTCGCGGGGTCGAAGTCGGGGTCCAGCAGGCCGAGCCCGATCTTCTGGCGCAGCACGCGGCGCACCGCGGTGTCGAGCACCTCGACGTCGAGCTCTCCGGCGTCGATGGCCTCGAGCAGCTCGGGGAAGGTGTTCGTCTCCGGCAGCTCGACGTCCATGCCGGCGCGCAGGGTGGTCACCGCGGCCTCGCGGGTGGTCTCCACGACGCGGTGCATGGACTGGAGGAAGTTCACGGCCCAGTAGTCCGAGACCACGGTGCCCTCGAAGCCCCAGGTGTCGCGGAGCAGCTCGGTGAGCAGCCAGCGGCTGGCGGCGGGGGCGATGCCGTCGATGTCGGCGTAGGAGTTCATGACCGACCGGACGCCGCCCAGGCGCACGGCCATCTCGAAGGGCACCAGGTCGATCTCGTGGAGCTCGCGCATCCCGATGGAGACCGGGGCGTGGTTGCGGCCGGCGCGGGAGGCGGCGTGGCCGGCGAAGTGCTTGAGGGTCGCGATGACGCCGGCGCTCTGCAGGCCCTTCACGTAGGCGGTGGCCAGGGTGCCGGTGAGGTACGGGTCCTCGCCCATGGTCTCCTCGATGCGGCCCCAGCGGTAGTCGCGCACGATGTCCAGCACCGGGGCGAGGCCGTGATGGGTGCCGAGCGCGCGCATGTCCTGCCCGATGCGCGTGGCCATCTCCTCGATCAGCTCGGGCGCGAAGGACGCGCCCCAGGCGATGGCCGCCGGGTAGGTGGTGGCCTGATGCGCCATGAGGCCGGTCAGGCACTCCTCGTGCGCGATCGCGGGGATGCCGTGCGGGGAGCCGGCGACCACGGAGCTCTGCAGGCGGCGCAGGTTCGCCACGCCCTCCTCGACGGTGAGCGGGGCGCTGCCGAAGGCGCGGGTGATGTGCCCGAGCCCGTTCTGCACGGCCTCCTCGAAGGGGTCGCGGCCCTCGTCGAACGTCGACTGCATGGGGGCGAAGCCCTCGGCGTCGCCGATCTCGGGGCGCTTCCAGTAGCTCCCGAGCTGGGCGATCTTCTCCTCGGGGGCGAGGTCGGCGAGGAGCGCCTCCACGCGCTCCTCGACGCTCGACGCGGGGTCTCTCCAGGGGGCAGCGGTCATGGGGTGCTCCTTCGCACGATGCTCGCGGGTGCGAGGCACCCGGTCCACCCACCCGTCCCGGGCGAGTTTAGAAAGCTTTCTGTCCACTTTCGACAGGGCACAGGCTAGGTCAGGCCACGAGCGGTGGTCAATGCCCTGGCGTCTCTCAGCGTCGATGGGGACAGAAGGGAGCGGAATGTTCGACTTCCCGACACACTGCCCGTCCCGCCCCATGGGACGACCCGCCCGAAACTTCTGCGCGCTTGACCGCAAGACTTTCCGTTCGTACGTTAGGACTCTCACCGCGGAGCGCCCCGCTCCCGTCCGGCCGTTGCATCCCGTCATCGTCGACATCAGGAGAAGGTCATGACCATCGACAAGCTTTCCCGCCGTTCCCTACTGGGGGCCACCGCCGGCCTCTCCGCCCTCACCCTCGCCGCCTGCGGGACCTCCGGACCCGGCGGCGCCGGGGGCGGCGGCGGGGACGGCGCCACCTACTGGGCCCTCTCCGGAGAGCCCAACGAGAAGATCTACGGCGACGCCGTGGATGCCTTCAACGAGGGCGACCAGGGCAGCGTCGAGGTCACCTTCTTCCAGAACGACGCCTACAAGCAGAAGATCCGCACCGCGATCGGCGCGGGCGAGGCGCCCACGATCATCTACGGCTGGGGAGGCGGCGGTCTGCGCACCTACGCCGAGGAGTCGCAGGTCCTGGACGTCACCTCGTGGCTCGAGGAGAACGCCGACTACAAGAACCGCTTCGTGGAGTCCGTGTGGGACGCCGCGACGGTCGACGACAAGATCTACGCCCTCCCCCAGGGCGCGACCCAGCCGATCATCCTGTTCCACAACAAGAAGGTGCTCGGGGACATCGGCGCCGAGGCGCCGGAGACCTGGGAGGACCTCCTGGGCGTGGTCGAGAAGGCGAAGTCCGCGGGCATCGCCCCGATCTCCCTCGCCGGCCAGTCCCGCTGGACCTCGATGATGTGGCTGGAGTACCTGCTGGACCGCGTGGGCGGGCCCGAGGTGTTCGCCAGGATCGCCGCCGGCGACAAGGAGGCGTGGCTCGACGACGCCGTCGTCGCGATGGGCGAGAAGGTGCACGAGCTGCTCGAGGTGCAGGCCTTCGCCGACGGCTTCGAGTCCATGGCCGCCGACTCCAACACGGACCAGGCCCTGCTCTGGACCGACCAGGCCGCCCTCATGCTCCACGGCGGCTGGACCTTCGGCAGCATGAAGGCCAGCGGCGGCGAGTTCGTCTCCGGCGGCAACCTCGGCTTCAGCCCGTTCCCCACGATCGACGGCGGCAAGGGCGAGCTGAAGAACCTCGTCGGCAACCCCTGCAACTACCTGTCGCTCTCCTCCGCCGCGGAGGACGAGGCCCTCGAGGTCGCAAAGGCTTTCCTCAAGGACGGGGCGATGTCCGACCAGGTCGCCTCCGACCTCATCGCCGCCGGCTCCGTCCCGGTCATCACCGGCCAGGACGATGCCCTCGCGGCGAGCGAGGACGCGGAGTACCTCCAGTGGGTCTACTCCTCGATCCAGGACGCCCCGGCGTTCACGCAGTCCTGGGACCAGGCCCTGCAGCCCACCGATGCCGAGACCCTGCTGGTGAACACCGAGCAGCTCTTCCTCGGCTCGATCACCCCGGAGCAGTTCGCCGAGAACATGAGCACCGGCAAGGGGGCCTGAGCATGACGGCTCTGTCCGAGGAGCCCGCAGTCCCCGCCGCCGGGCCGGTGGCCGAGCGCACGGAATCCGCGCGCTCGGCCCCGACGGCCCGACGGTCCCGCAAGGACCGGGTGAAGACCTCTCATCTCCTCTTCGTGCTCCCGGCGCTGCTCTTCTTCGCGGTGTTCGCACTGCTGCCGCTGGTGGGCGTCGTGGCGCTCTCCTTCACCAGCTGGAACGGGATCGGCGCGATCCAGTTCACCGGGCTGACCAGCTGGGCGGAGGCGCTCGGGCGCTCCACCACCTGGCACGGGCTCCTCCTCGTGCTGCTCATGATCGTGGCGACCTGGCTGCTGCAGACCCCGATGAGCATCCTGCTGGGCGCGTTCCTGGCGGGTCCGCAGAAGTACCGCAACGTGCTCGCGATCCTGTACTTCCTGCCCCTGCTGCTCTCCTCCGCGGCGATCGCGATCACCTTCAAGTCGCTGCTGGATCCCAACTTCGGCCTCGCCAACGGGCTGGACATGCCGATCCTCAAGCAGAACTGGCTGGGCGACTCCGTGCTGGTCTGGGTGGTGCTGCTGTTCATCATCGCGTGGCAGTTCATCCCCTTCCACACCCTGATCTATCAGGGTGCGGTGCGGCAGATCCCCCGCTCGATGTACGAGGCGGCGGAGATCGACGGCGCCGGCCGCGTGCGGCAGTTCTTCTCGATCACCCTGCCCCAGCTGAAGTTCACCCTGATCACCAGCTCGACCCTGATGGTGGTGGGCGCCCTGACCTACTTCGACATCATCTTCGTGCTCACCCAGGGCGGGCCGGGCGTCGCGACCCGCATCCTGCCCCTGGACATGTACCTCACCGGCTTCCGCGGCAACGAGATGGGCGTCGCCAGCGCCCTCGCCGTGATGCTCGTGGTCCTCGGCCTGGGGCTCGCCCTCGGCGTGCAGCGGCTCGGCGGCAAGGACTCCGCCGCCAGCCAGATGGAAGGAGCCTGACATGAAGCGCAACTGGATAGGCGGCGCCTTCGGCTGGCTGTGGCTCGCCGTCGTACTGCTCCCGATCTACTTCGTGCTCATCACGAGCGTCAAGTCGATCTCCACCTACTTCGGCTCCAACCCGGTGCTGCCCTCGCTCCCGCTGGCGTTCGAGAACATCACCGCGGTGCTCGAGGCGGACTTCACCCTGTACCTGCTCAACAGCGTGCTGGTCGCGGTGGGCACCGTGATCCCGCTGGTGCTGATGGCCTTCATGGCCAGCTACTCCCTGGTGCGCGGGACCCGCCGGGTGTTCGGCCCGATGCGGAGCCTGTTCCTGCTGGGCCTGGCGATCCCGGTGCAGGCCACGATCGTGCCGATCTACCTCATGATCATCCGGCTGCGGATGTACGACTCCCTGGCCGCGCTGATGATCCCCGCGATCGCCTTCGGCCTGCCGCTGAGCATCCTGATCATCTCGAACTCGCTGCGGGACGTCCCCAAGGAGCTCTTCGAGGCGATGGACGTCGACGGCTCCACGGAGTGGCAGAAGATGTGGCGCCTCGCCTTCCCGATCGTGCGCCCCGCGCTCGTGACGGTCGCCGTCTATCAGGCGCTGATGTCCTGGAACGGCTTCCTGTTCCCGCTGATCCTGACCCAGAGTCCTGACAAACGCACCCTTCCCCTGGCACTGTGGAGCTTCCAGGGCGAGTACGCGACGAACGTCCCCGTCGTCATGGCCGCCGTCGTCCTCTCCTCGATCCCGATCGTCATCCTGTACGCCTTCGGTCGTCGCTACCTGGTCAGCGGCATGACCGCCGGCTCGGGCAAGTGAGCCCGGGATCGCCCTGCCCTGCACCACCACCGCACCACCCATCCTCCGAGGAGTCGTGAGACCCGCAGTGACCACCCCTTCCGCGCCCGCCCGCCCGCTCCGCATCGGCATGGTCGGCTACGGCTTCATGGGCGCCGCCCATTCACATGCCTGGCGCACCGCCCACCGCTTCTTCGACCTTCCGCTCACCCCCGAGCTGCGCACGCTCGCCGGGCGCACCGAGTCCTCGCTCCTCGCCGCGGCCGAGCGCTACGGCTTCGCGCAGACCACCACCCGGTGGCAGGACCTCCTCGAGGATCCCGAGATCGACGTCATCGACATCTGCACCCCCGGTGACACCCACTTCGAGATCGCGATGGCCGCCCTCGCCGCCGGCAAGCACGTCCTGTGCGAGAAGCCGCTCGCGAACTCCGTGGAGGAGTCCGAGCAGATGACCGCCGCCGCCATCGAGGCGCGCGCCCAGGGCGTGCGGAGCATCTGCGGGTTCTCCTACCGCCGCACCCCCGCGCTCGCCTATGCCCGCCAGCTCGTGGCCGAGGGCGCCGTGGGCGAGATCCGCCAGATCCGCGCCCAGTACCTGCAGGACTGGCTCTCCGACGCCGACGCCCCGATGACCTGGCGCCTGGACAAGGAGAAGGCGGGCTCCGGGGCGCTCGGCGACATCGGCGCGCACATCATCGACCTCGCCCAGTGGATCTCCGGCCAGCGGATCTCCTCCGTCTCCGGGACCCTGGAGACCGTGGTGCCGACGCGCCCCGCCGCCGGCGACTTGCAGGGCCTCGGCGGCAAGGGCGACACCTCCGGCGAGCGCCAGGACGTCACGGTGGACGATGTCGCCCTGTTCACCGGCCGCTTCGAGTCCGGTGTGCTCGGCTCCTTCGAGGCGACCCGCATGGCCCAGGGCCGCAAGAACGCGATGCGCGTGGAGATCAACGGCTCGGCCGGCGCCGTCGCCTTCGACTTCGAGCGCATGAACGAGCTCGAGATCTACGACGCGACCACCCCCGCGGGCCGTCAGGGCTTCACCCGTGTCCTCACCACCGAGCCCGAGCACCCCTACGCCGCGAACTGGTGGCCCACCGGCCACGGCCTCGGCTACGAGCACACCTTCACCCACCAGATCGCGGACCTCGTCACCGCGATCGGTGAGGGCACCGACCCCTCGCCCTCGTTCGAGGAGGCGCTGCAGGTCCAGCGCGTCCTCGCCGCCGTCGAGACCAGCGCCGCCGACGGCAGCAGCTGGACCAGCACCGACCCCCAGAGCAGCACCCAGGAGACTTCCCGATGACCACCCCCCGCACCTGCCTCGTCGTCCGCGGCGGCTGGGACGGCCACCAGCCCATCGAGGCGACCGACCTCTTCCTCCCCTTCCTCGAGGAGAACGGGTTCTCGGTGCGCATCGAGGACTCCCCCGCGATCTACGCCGACGCCGAGTACATGGCCACGGTCGACCTCATCGTCCAGTGCAACACCATGAACACGATCGAGCGTCCCCAGTTCGAGGGCCTGCGCGCCGCGATCGAGGCCGGCACCGGCATGGCCGGCTGGCACGGCGGCATCGCCGACAGCTACCGCAACGAGTCGGACTACCTCACCCTGATCGGCGGCCAGTTCGGCTGCCACCCGGGCAAGCACCCCGATGAGCGCACGGGCGAGCAGGCGGACAACTACGTCCCGTACACGGTGACCATGGAGCCGTCGGCCGCCTCGCACTACATCACCGAGGGCATCAGCGACTACGACCTGGTCACCGAGCAGTACTGGGTCCTCGCGGACGACTACTGCGACGTCCTCGCGACCACCACCCAGAAGGTGCGCGAGTGGGATCCGTGGACCCGCGAGATCACCTCGCCGGCCCTGTGGACCCGCCAGTGGGGGCAGGGGCGCATCTTCGTCTCCACGCCCGGCCACCGCGTCGAGGTCCTCGAGGACCCCAACGTCCGCACCGTCATCGAGCGCGGCATGCTCTGGGCCGCGCGCGGTTCCGAGCAGCCCTACGGCGACCACGGCCGCCCCGCAGTCACGAAGGAGTCCTCCCTGTGAAGATCGGCATGATCGGCTGCGGAGTCATCTCGCAGCAGTACCTCAAGAGCTTCGACCAGCTGCCGGACGTGGAGCTGGTGGCCGTCGCGGATCTGGACCCCGCGCGCGCCGCCGCCGCCGCGGAGGGCCGTGAGGGCGTGCGCGCCCTCACCGTCGACGAGCTCATCGCCGACTCCGAGGTCGACACCGTCCTGAACCTCACCATCCCCGCGGCGCACGCCGACGTGGACCTCCGCGCGATCGCGGCGGGCAAGAACGTCTACTCGGAGAAGCCGTTCGCGGTCACCACCGAGGAGGGCGCCGAGGTGCTGGTCGCCGCGCAGGCCGCGGGCGTGCTCGTGGGCTCCGCACCGGACACGGTGCTCGGCACCGGCACCCAGACCGCCCGGACCGCTATCGACGACGGCGTGATCGGCATCCCGACCGCGGCGACCGCGATCATGGTCTGCCCCGGCCACGAGCGCTGGCACCCGCAGCCGGACTTCTACTACGTGCCCGGCGGCGGCCCGCTGCTGGACATGGGCCCGTACTACATCCACGCCCTGGTCACGCTGCTGGGGCCGGTCTCCTCGGTGATCGGTGCGGCCAGCCGTCCGCACGCCGAGCGCACCATCGGCTCCGGGCCGCGGGCCGGGGAGAAGATCCCGGTCTCCACCGACACCCACGTCACCGGCGTGCTGGTGCACGAGAGCGGCGTGCTCTCCACCCTGGTGATGAGCTTCGACGCGGTCGCCACCTCGGCGCACCCGATCGAGGTCCACGGCACCGAGGGCACCCTCGCGGTCCCGGATCCCAACCACTTCTCCGGCGAGGTCTCCGTGCGCCGGCTGGGCGGCGAGGGCTGGGAGGCCCTGCCGGTGTCCGGCGGCTACGAGGACTCCGGTCGCGGCGTGGGCCTGCAGGACATGGCCGTGCGCGGTCCGGAGCTGCGGGCCAGCGGCGAGCTGGGCCAGCACGTGCTCGAGGTGATGAACGCGGTCCTCGAGTCCGCGCACGGCGGCACCCGGATCGAGATCGCCAGCAGCGTGGCACGCCCCGAGGCCGTGCCGCTGACCGCGAACGACGCGGC is part of the Brachybacterium ginsengisoli genome and encodes:
- a CDS encoding Gfo/Idh/MocA family protein, which translates into the protein MVGYGFMGAAHSHAWRTAHRFFDLPLTPELRTLAGRTESSLLAAAERYGFAQTTTRWQDLLEDPEIDVIDICTPGDTHFEIAMAALAAGKHVLCEKPLANSVEESEQMTAAAIEARAQGVRSICGFSYRRTPALAYARQLVAEGAVGEIRQIRAQYLQDWLSDADAPMTWRLDKEKAGSGALGDIGAHIIDLAQWISGQRISSVSGTLETVVPTRPAAGDLQGLGGKGDTSGERQDVTVDDVALFTGRFESGVLGSFEATRMAQGRKNAMRVEINGSAGAVAFDFERMNELEIYDATTPAGRQGFTRVLTTEPEHPYAANWWPTGHGLGYEHTFTHQIADLVTAIGEGTDPSPSFEEALQVQRVLAAVETSAADGSSWTSTDPQSSTQETSR
- a CDS encoding DUF624 domain-containing protein, with amino-acid sequence MTPPRRPRGLFTDLTEGVYWFLVLDLMLVLAAVPTILLWTVMSPGPLGALLFVVAALPLLPALAAGLYACRSWREERELIPARQFLRGYRLNALDALKVGTPALLVMALAAFNLTRSSSPGLGAGEIAFLVVGVAALLVLLRALSIVSRFSFRVRDALRLTAFTLLVTPLSTLALLSLGVLTLGIVLMIGEFLLPVVASLLVFALWASERPVVRLLTEQFTTGPTVVSAES
- a CDS encoding Gfo/Idh/MocA family protein, translated to MKIGMIGCGVISQQYLKSFDQLPDVELVAVADLDPARAAAAAEGREGVRALTVDELIADSEVDTVLNLTIPAAHADVDLRAIAAGKNVYSEKPFAVTTEEGAEVLVAAQAAGVLVGSAPDTVLGTGTQTARTAIDDGVIGIPTAATAIMVCPGHERWHPQPDFYYVPGGGPLLDMGPYYIHALVTLLGPVSSVIGAASRPHAERTIGSGPRAGEKIPVSTDTHVTGVLVHESGVLSTLVMSFDAVATSAHPIEVHGTEGTLAVPDPNHFSGEVSVRRLGGEGWEALPVSGGYEDSGRGVGLQDMAVRGPELRASGELGQHVLEVMNAVLESAHGGTRIEIASSVARPEAVPLTANDAAAAAL
- a CDS encoding endo-1,4-beta-xylanase, coding for MSAASAPDGRLETLEVQLVDEAGAPRPGVDVIARQSSHAFGFGCIAFSMPTTPEERDADPAGADLADRWLDLFNAATLPFYWRWFEQTPGGPTDAPRLRALAEHLSAQGVRLKGHPLLWHTLAPTWLMERDDQAVEDTIRSRITREAGDFAGLVDQWDAINETVILPVFTAEENAVTRLARARGRMHVIRLAFETARAANPAARLVLNDFDLTPDYEAVIEECLEAGVQIDAIGLQTHMHKGYRGEEQIAEVLERFSRFGLPLQMTETTLLSGDLMPAHIVDLNDHQVDSWPSTPEGEERQAEELVSHYRTVLASPATESLTYWGLDDASAWLGAPAGLVRADGTTKPGYDALKQLITEDWWVDRAELRSDAEGATILQGFAGGYRLEIEGVVHEVSIPRGGGVLRLGADGALTTPR
- a CDS encoding beta-glucosidase family protein — encoded protein: MTAAPWRDPASSVEERVEALLADLAPEEKIAQLGSYWKRPEIGDAEGFAPMQSTFDEGRDPFEEAVQNGLGHITRAFGSAPLTVEEGVANLRRLQSSVVAGSPHGIPAIAHEECLTGLMAHQATTYPAAIAWGASFAPELIEEMATRIGQDMRALGTHHGLAPVLDIVRDYRWGRIEETMGEDPYLTGTLATAYVKGLQSAGVIATLKHFAGHAASRAGRNHAPVSIGMRELHEIDLVPFEMAVRLGGVRSVMNSYADIDGIAPAASRWLLTELLRDTWGFEGTVVSDYWAVNFLQSMHRVVETTREAAVTTLRAGMDVELPETNTFPELLEAIDAGELDVEVLDTAVRRVLRQKIGLGLLDPDFDPATTGEAIDLDSAANRELARRVAEESIVLLRNDAGALPLAAPGRIALLGPAAVEPRSFLGCYSFTNHVLSRLQDNGTSVDVPTLGEALRAEFPGATVTEAGGVPFLEPDTTGIAEAVTAAEAADIAVLAVGDIAGLFGAGTSGEGCDVADLRLPGAQHELVEAVLATGTPVVLVLVTGRPYALGDYADRCAAIVQAFMPGEEGGSALAGVLSGRVNPSGRLPIGIPGGMGGQPGTYLAPVLAWVSDGISNIDPKPLFPFGFGLGYTRFEYSDLQVSAAEIAADGTVEVSATVTNVGDRDGKEVAQLYLSDPVASVVRPLKRLVGFTKVALAPGEAARVTFRLHADRTSFLGPDHRRIVEPGEFRVRVGSSSEDITLEDGFRVTGPLRVVGDGERVLDTPVEVTAVSGAPAAAGEETAAASVR
- a CDS encoding carbohydrate ABC transporter permease, encoding MTALSEEPAVPAAGPVAERTESARSAPTARRSRKDRVKTSHLLFVLPALLFFAVFALLPLVGVVALSFTSWNGIGAIQFTGLTSWAEALGRSTTWHGLLLVLLMIVATWLLQTPMSILLGAFLAGPQKYRNVLAILYFLPLLLSSAAIAITFKSLLDPNFGLANGLDMPILKQNWLGDSVLVWVVLLFIIAWQFIPFHTLIYQGAVRQIPRSMYEAAEIDGAGRVRQFFSITLPQLKFTLITSSTLMVVGALTYFDIIFVLTQGGPGVATRILPLDMYLTGFRGNEMGVASALAVMLVVLGLGLALGVQRLGGKDSAASQMEGA
- a CDS encoding extracellular solute-binding protein, producing the protein MTIDKLSRRSLLGATAGLSALTLAACGTSGPGGAGGGGGDGATYWALSGEPNEKIYGDAVDAFNEGDQGSVEVTFFQNDAYKQKIRTAIGAGEAPTIIYGWGGGGLRTYAEESQVLDVTSWLEENADYKNRFVESVWDAATVDDKIYALPQGATQPIILFHNKKVLGDIGAEAPETWEDLLGVVEKAKSAGIAPISLAGQSRWTSMMWLEYLLDRVGGPEVFARIAAGDKEAWLDDAVVAMGEKVHELLEVQAFADGFESMAADSNTDQALLWTDQAALMLHGGWTFGSMKASGGEFVSGGNLGFSPFPTIDGGKGELKNLVGNPCNYLSLSSAAEDEALEVAKAFLKDGAMSDQVASDLIAAGSVPVITGQDDALAASEDAEYLQWVYSSIQDAPAFTQSWDQALQPTDAETLLVNTEQLFLGSITPEQFAENMSTGKGA
- a CDS encoding ThuA domain-containing protein, with product MTTPRTCLVVRGGWDGHQPIEATDLFLPFLEENGFSVRIEDSPAIYADAEYMATVDLIVQCNTMNTIERPQFEGLRAAIEAGTGMAGWHGGIADSYRNESDYLTLIGGQFGCHPGKHPDERTGEQADNYVPYTVTMEPSAASHYITEGISDYDLVTEQYWVLADDYCDVLATTTQKVREWDPWTREITSPALWTRQWGQGRIFVSTPGHRVEVLEDPNVRTVIERGMLWAARGSEQPYGDHGRPAVTKESSL
- a CDS encoding carbohydrate ABC transporter permease; this translates as MKRNWIGGAFGWLWLAVVLLPIYFVLITSVKSISTYFGSNPVLPSLPLAFENITAVLEADFTLYLLNSVLVAVGTVIPLVLMAFMASYSLVRGTRRVFGPMRSLFLLGLAIPVQATIVPIYLMIIRLRMYDSLAALMIPAIAFGLPLSILIISNSLRDVPKELFEAMDVDGSTEWQKMWRLAFPIVRPALVTVAVYQALMSWNGFLFPLILTQSPDKRTLPLALWSFQGEYATNVPVVMAAVVLSSIPIVILYAFGRRYLVSGMTAGSGK